Genomic window (Alkalihalobacillus sp. TS-13):
TATGATTGATGGCGGGGAAGGATTTGCAAATGCCATTATTGACATAAAAGGTGGAGAGTTGATTCACAAAAAAGTGACAGGACCTGTAGGAAATGAAATTTTAAGTTACTTTGGGATTTTTGATGATAAGGGTGAACAGACAGCTGTGATTGAAATGGCAGCTGTTGCTGGATTTAAATTAGTTCCCCTTGATCAAAGGAATCCGCTAAAGACCACTTCCTACGGTGTAGGAGAGCTTATTTCCTATGCACTCGACCTAGATGTTCAAAAAATTATTATTGGTTGTGGTGATTCAGGTATCTCTGACGGAGGGGCAGGAATGGCACAGGCATTAGGGGTTCAGTTTCTCGATAAGGACCAACAAATGGTGACCGTTAAAGGAGGAAGGGATTTGTTAAAAATTGATTTTATTGATACAAGAAATCTTGATAAGCGTTTAAGCCATATTCCGGTTGATGTAGCATGTAATTGGAAGAATATTTTATGCGGAGAAAAAGGGGTTGCTAGGGTCTTTGGTCCTCAAAAAGGGGCTACCTCAGAACAAGTCGAGCAATTATCATCTGCGTTAGAACATTATGCTTTGTTAATTCAAGAGGCAATGGGGATAGACATTCGATCCCTACCTGGAGGTGGTGCCTCCGGCGGGCTAGGTGCGGGTTTACTCGCCTTTGCAGGTGCAACCTTACATTCTAGATTTGATCTTATTAAGAATTTTATTAACATTGAACAGGCCATCGCATCCTCAGATGTGGTTATTACTGCGGAAGGGAGCTTGGATTACCAAACCCCAAATGGGAAAATTCCTGCAGAGGTCGGCAGAATTGCTCGAAAATATGACGTGCCTGTCATCATTATTGCAGGAGCTATTGGTGAAGGAGCAAACTTGAATTATGGGGCAGGTATTGATGCTTATGCAAGTATCACCCAAAAGCCCACATCGTTAAAAGAGGCTCTAGAGAACGCCCCCCATTGGATTGAAGAAAGCACCGAAGCTGTACTAAG
Coding sequences:
- a CDS encoding glycerate kinase, with amino-acid sequence MKVVMIPSGFKECLDAGEVATAMGKGARRFDKSIDVKVLPMIDGGEGFANAIIDIKGGELIHKKVTGPVGNEILSYFGIFDDKGEQTAVIEMAAVAGFKLVPLDQRNPLKTTSYGVGELISYALDLDVQKIIIGCGDSGISDGGAGMAQALGVQFLDKDQQMVTVKGGRDLLKIDFIDTRNLDKRLSHIPVDVACNWKNILCGEKGVARVFGPQKGATSEQVEQLSSALEHYALLIQEAMGIDIRSLPGGGASGGLGAGLLAFAGATLHSRFDLIKNFINIEQAIASSDVVITAEGSLDYQTPNGKIPAEVGRIARKYDVPVIIIAGAIGEGANLNYGAGIDAYASITQKPTSLKEALENAPHWIEESTEAVLRKIAIGLQVAKRKEASNERRVGQL